One Brassica napus cultivar Da-Ae chromosome A1, Da-Ae, whole genome shotgun sequence genomic region harbors:
- the LOC125576507 gene encoding protein RALF-like 24 has product MLPISQPTGLTTRASYLGVVTQRSPHLPKLSHTDMSRSLALVYLSILFLQTLLSIAVEATVSSVTKEVDAMLDRNGVIGEEGEEMMPSEISRRVMMMRKQYISYGTLKRDMVPCQKPGASYYACRSGQANSYSRGCNVITRCARDTSDIKT; this is encoded by the coding sequence ATGCTACCTATATCTCAACCGACCGGTTTAACCACAAGAGCTAGCTACTTGGGAGTTGTAACGCAGCGCTCACCACATCTACCAAAACTTTCCCACACCGACATGTCGAGATCCTTAGCTCTCGTTTACTTATCCATACTTTTCCTTCAGACCCTTCTCTCGATCGCCGTCGAGGCTACAGTTTCGTCGGTCACTAAAGAAGTCGACGCAATGCTCGACCGGAACGGCGTAATCGGGGAAGAAGGAGAGGAGATGATGCCATCGGAGATAAGTCGGAGAGTAATGATGATGCGGAAACAGTACATAAGCTACGGAACTCTAAAGAGAGACATGGTTCCTTGTCAGAAACCTGGTGCTTCCTACTACGCTTGTCGCTCAGGACAAGCCAATTCTTACAGCCGAGGATGCAACGTCATTACAAGGTGTGCTAGAGACACTAGCGACATCAAGAcctga